A part of Brassica rapa cultivar Chiifu-401-42 chromosome A05, CAAS_Brap_v3.01, whole genome shotgun sequence genomic DNA contains:
- the LOC103866646 gene encoding uncharacterized protein LOC103866646 isoform X1, giving the protein MTTRSDSDDCLLQDPLTSSVKASISREDSAQDSLKVVSLPPLENDSVFEISSEIQVKSSPFASIPEKDVETVHEKEAQAMDVDCPGVYSVSEASSSFLEDDKMETDGSVVCNSEKKGQEDSEVQRLLEAEKRRLLAEIETGTIFRKKEDEEQHQKVERVRVKDNAFVGRSVKIDVVDDTALLNVVPFCSKKGKDHHPKRSGAAHSDDKEAPRKQKKTVGKHQHVETSGDQLRVMYSLNQMKSMRYANMANQRKLWSDMYARLVPELVSEYEGLVSTKKNQKSSKSSGIGILGTKEGIDDLTLEEEEEEEYNEDNDYYNSILRPAFAVDGEPDFESGPPEDGFEYLRRVRWEAKRVPNVKVAKIDESKYIPKEQSVYMPQIPEIPKCPEHLLPLKEWEDSLLSDFSHLRLALSQEANECCGDETMSSTQSIEYELMGMFTTRVNTVVDEPFGVVVSEIQGMDSVTRVSRLKKKICLVEKESGLQGSDCIWVVALCASVDTPLDGDTCACLRAVLRKCASVRALEVEDEQVIIMANMLITIAGRYFGQME; this is encoded by the exons atGACGACGAGATCTGATTCCGACGACTGTCTTCTGCAAGACCCACTAACCTCCTCCGTGAAAGCTTCGATATCTCGTGAAGATTCTGCTCAAGACTCGCTAAAGGTCGTTTCTTTACCTCCACTAGAGAACGACTCTGTTTTTGAGATAAGCTCAGAGATTCAAGTAAAGTCTTCTCCTTTCGCTTCTATTCCTGAGAAAGATGTAGAAACTGTACACGAGAAAGAAGCCCAGGCGATGGATGTGGATTGTCCTGGAGTCTACTCTGTATCCGAAGCTAGCTCCTCGTTTCTTGAAGACGACAAGATGGAGACTGATGGGTCAGTTGTTTGTAACTCTGAGAAGAAGGGACAAGAAGATTCGGAGGTTCAGAGACTTTTGGAGGCTGAGAAGAGGAGACTGTTGGCTGAGATCGAAACGGGGACAATCTTCAGGAAGAAGGAAGATGAGGAGCAGCATCAGAAGGTGGAGAGAGTGAGAGTTAAGGACAACGCTTTCGTTGGGAGGTCTGTGAAGATCGATGTGGTTGATGACACCGCGTTGCTCAACGTTGTTCCTTTCTGCAGCAAGAAAGGCAAAGATCATCATCCCAAGAGGTCGGGAGCTGCGCACAGTGATGATAAGGAGGCGCCAAGAAAGCAGAAGAAGACTGTTGGGAAGCATCAACATGTTGAGACAAGTGGGGATCAGTTGCGGGTAATGTACTCTTTGAACCAGATGAAGTCGATGAGGTATGCTAACATGGCGAATCAGAGGAAGCTGTGGAGTGACATGTATGCTAGGCTGGTGCCTGAGCTGGTGAGTGAGTACGAAGGTCTAGTTAGCACGAAGAAGAATCAGAAGAGTTCGAAGTCGAGTGGCATTGGTATTCTCG gCACCAAAGAAGGTATAGATGACTTAACtcttgaagaagaggaagaggaggagtaCAATGAAGATAATGACTATTACAATAGCATTTTGAGACCTGCGTTTGCTGTGGATGGAGAACCTGATTTTGAGTCTGGACCACCAGAAGATGGCTTTGAATACTTAAGACGAGTCAG GTGGGAAGCTAAGCGTGTTCCCAATGTAAAAGTTGCCAAGATAGATGAAAGCAAGTACATACCGAAAGAGCAAAGTGTTTACATGCCACAGATACCTGAAATCCCCAAATGCCCAGAGCACTTGTTACCACTCAAGGAGTGGGAAGACTCATTGCTTTCTGACTTCTCACACCTTCGCCTG GCTTTATCTCAAGAGGCTAACGAGTGCTGCGGGGATGAGACAATGTCATCAACTCAGTCGATTGAATATGAGCTTATGGGGATGTTCACTACGCGCGTCAACACTGTTGTAGATGAGCCGTTTGGTGTGGTGGTTTCAGAGATACAAGGAATGGACTCGGTGACGCGTGTATCGaggctgaagaagaagatatgttTGGTTGAGAAGGAGAGCGGTTTACAGGGGAGTGACTGTATATGGGTAGTAGCATTGTGTGCATCGGTGGACACTCCTTTGGATGGTGATACGTGTGCTTGTCTCAGAGCTGTTCTGAGGAAGTGTGCTAGTGTTCGTGCGTTAGAGGTTGAAGATGAGCAAGTTATCATCATGGCTAATATGCTCATTACCATTGCAGGCAGATATTTTGGCCAAATGGAATAA
- the LOC103866645 gene encoding serine/threonine-protein phosphatase PP2A-3 catalytic subunit, with protein sequence MGANSIPTDATIGLDEQISQLMQCKPLSEQQVRALCEKAKEILMDESNVQPVKSPVTICGDIHGQFHDLAELFRIGGMCPDTNYLFMGDYVDRGYYSVETVTLLVALKLRYPQRITILRGNHESRQITQVYGFYDECLRKYGNANVWKIFTDLFDYFPLTALVESEIFCLHGGLSPSIETLDNIRNFDRVQEVPHEGPMCDLLWSDPDDRCGWGISPRGAGYTFGQDISEQFNHSNSLKLIARAHQLVMDGYNWAHEQKVVTIFSAPNYCYRCGNMASILEVDDCRNHTFIQFEPAPRRGEPDVTRRTPDYFL encoded by the exons ATGGGAGCGAATTCTATACCGACGGACGCAACGATTGGTCTCGATGAGCAGATCTCGCAGCTCATGCAGTGCAAGCCTCTCTCTGAGCAACAG gTTAGAGCGTTATGCGAAAAAGCCAAGGAGATCTTAATGGATGAAAGCAACGTTCag CCTGTGAAAAGCCCTGTGACAATCTGCGGTGATATTCATGGACAGTTCCATGATCTTGCTGAGCTTTTCCGTATTGGGGGAATG TGCCCTGATACCAATTACCTGTTTATGggagattacgttgaccgtggtTATTATTCTGTTGAAACTGTTACG CTGTTAGTCGCCTTAAAGCTGCGATACCCTCAGCGAATCACCATTCTTAGAGGAAACCATGAAAGTCGTCAG ATCACTCAGGTTTATGGATTTTATGATGAATGTCTGCGAAA GTATGGCAATGCAAATGTTTGGAAAATCTTTACAGATCTCTTTGACTATTTCCCACTGACAGCCTTG GTTGAGTCAGAAATATTTTGCCTTCATGGTGGCTTGTCTCCATCTATCGAGACACTTGACAACATAAGGAACTTTGATCGAGTTCAAGAAGTGCCCCATGAAGGGCCCATGTGTGACTTATTATGGTCTGATCCTGATGACCGTTGTGGTTGGGGCATCTCTCCTCGTGGTGCTGGATATACATTTGGTCAG GACATATCCGAACAGTTCAACCACTCAAACAGCTTAAAGCTGATCGCCAGAGCCCATCAGCTGGTTATGGATGGATACAACTGGGCTCAT GAGCAAAAGGTGGTAACTATCTTCAGTGCACCAAACTATTGTTACCGTTGTGGGAACATGGCTTCGATTCTTGAGGTTGATGACTGCAGGAACCACACCTTCATTCAG TTTGAACCAGCACCAAGGAGAGGAGAACCAGATGTTACTCGGAGAACACCAGACTATTTCCTGTGA
- the LOC103866646 gene encoding uncharacterized protein LOC103866646 isoform X2 — protein sequence MTTRSDSDDCLLQDPLTSSVKASISREDSAQDSLKVVSLPPLENDSVFEISSEIQVKSSPFASIPEKDVETVHEKEAQAMDVDCPGVYSVSEASSSFLEDDKMETDGSVVCNSEKKGQEDSEVQRLLEAEKRRLLAEIETGTIFRKKEDEEQHQKVERVRVKDNAFVGRSVKIDVVDDTALLNVVPFCSKKGKDHHPKRSGAAHSDDKEAPRKQKKTVGKHQHVETSGDQLRVMYSLNQMKSMRYANMANQRKLWSDMYARLVPELVSEYEGLVSTKKNQKSSKSSGIGTKEGIDDLTLEEEEEEEYNEDNDYYNSILRPAFAVDGEPDFESGPPEDGFEYLRRVRWEAKRVPNVKVAKIDESKYIPKEQSVYMPQIPEIPKCPEHLLPLKEWEDSLLSDFSHLRLALSQEANECCGDETMSSTQSIEYELMGMFTTRVNTVVDEPFGVVVSEIQGMDSVTRVSRLKKKICLVEKESGLQGSDCIWVVALCASVDTPLDGDTCACLRAVLRKCASVRALEVEDEQVIIMANMLITIAGRYFGQME from the exons atGACGACGAGATCTGATTCCGACGACTGTCTTCTGCAAGACCCACTAACCTCCTCCGTGAAAGCTTCGATATCTCGTGAAGATTCTGCTCAAGACTCGCTAAAGGTCGTTTCTTTACCTCCACTAGAGAACGACTCTGTTTTTGAGATAAGCTCAGAGATTCAAGTAAAGTCTTCTCCTTTCGCTTCTATTCCTGAGAAAGATGTAGAAACTGTACACGAGAAAGAAGCCCAGGCGATGGATGTGGATTGTCCTGGAGTCTACTCTGTATCCGAAGCTAGCTCCTCGTTTCTTGAAGACGACAAGATGGAGACTGATGGGTCAGTTGTTTGTAACTCTGAGAAGAAGGGACAAGAAGATTCGGAGGTTCAGAGACTTTTGGAGGCTGAGAAGAGGAGACTGTTGGCTGAGATCGAAACGGGGACAATCTTCAGGAAGAAGGAAGATGAGGAGCAGCATCAGAAGGTGGAGAGAGTGAGAGTTAAGGACAACGCTTTCGTTGGGAGGTCTGTGAAGATCGATGTGGTTGATGACACCGCGTTGCTCAACGTTGTTCCTTTCTGCAGCAAGAAAGGCAAAGATCATCATCCCAAGAGGTCGGGAGCTGCGCACAGTGATGATAAGGAGGCGCCAAGAAAGCAGAAGAAGACTGTTGGGAAGCATCAACATGTTGAGACAAGTGGGGATCAGTTGCGGGTAATGTACTCTTTGAACCAGATGAAGTCGATGAGGTATGCTAACATGGCGAATCAGAGGAAGCTGTGGAGTGACATGTATGCTAGGCTGGTGCCTGAGCTGGTGAGTGAGTACGAAGGTCTAGTTAGCACGAAGAAGAATCAGAAGAGTTCGAAGTCGAGTGGCATTG gCACCAAAGAAGGTATAGATGACTTAACtcttgaagaagaggaagaggaggagtaCAATGAAGATAATGACTATTACAATAGCATTTTGAGACCTGCGTTTGCTGTGGATGGAGAACCTGATTTTGAGTCTGGACCACCAGAAGATGGCTTTGAATACTTAAGACGAGTCAG GTGGGAAGCTAAGCGTGTTCCCAATGTAAAAGTTGCCAAGATAGATGAAAGCAAGTACATACCGAAAGAGCAAAGTGTTTACATGCCACAGATACCTGAAATCCCCAAATGCCCAGAGCACTTGTTACCACTCAAGGAGTGGGAAGACTCATTGCTTTCTGACTTCTCACACCTTCGCCTG GCTTTATCTCAAGAGGCTAACGAGTGCTGCGGGGATGAGACAATGTCATCAACTCAGTCGATTGAATATGAGCTTATGGGGATGTTCACTACGCGCGTCAACACTGTTGTAGATGAGCCGTTTGGTGTGGTGGTTTCAGAGATACAAGGAATGGACTCGGTGACGCGTGTATCGaggctgaagaagaagatatgttTGGTTGAGAAGGAGAGCGGTTTACAGGGGAGTGACTGTATATGGGTAGTAGCATTGTGTGCATCGGTGGACACTCCTTTGGATGGTGATACGTGTGCTTGTCTCAGAGCTGTTCTGAGGAAGTGTGCTAGTGTTCGTGCGTTAGAGGTTGAAGATGAGCAAGTTATCATCATGGCTAATATGCTCATTACCATTGCAGGCAGATATTTTGGCCAAATGGAATAA
- the LOC103866648 gene encoding protein trichome birefringence-like 39, with protein sequence MGFSSQENPSSLYFFFFCLCLSTVSANTNTSSNNGVEGGRRELASWRCNWFRGSWVYDVTYPLYDPYKCPFIDPQFNCKKYGRPDNLYLKYRWQPSSCSLPRFNGLYFLRKMRGKKIMFVGDSLSTNMWQSLACLIHAWVPNARYTLLRQKGLASLTFEDYGVTLKLYRTQFLVDLDAENVGRVLKLDSIKQGKMWRGMDVLIFNSWHWWTHIDHIQPWDYMEDGNRLYKDMNRLVAYYKGMTTWARWVNAFVNPSKTKVFFNGVSPVHYDGRDWGEPMKSCKSQTQPFYGRKYPGGPPVAWVILNKVFRRLKKPVYWLDITGLSQLRKDAHPSAYSGNHPGNDCSHWCLPGLPDTWNVLFYSALFS encoded by the exons ATGGGTTTCTCTTCCCAAGAAAACCCTTCttctctttacttcttcttcttctgtctcTGTCTCTCCACAGTCTCTGCTAACACAAACACAAGCAGCAACAATGGTGTggaaggaggaagaagagagctAGCTTCTTGGAGATGCAATTGGTTTAGAGGGAGTTGGGTTTATGATGTAACGTACCCACTTTACGATCCTTACAAATGTCCATTCATAGATCCACAGTTTAACTGCAAGAAGTATGGTCGTCCCGACAATCTTTATCTTAAGTATCGATGGCAACCTTCCTCTTGCTCTCTGCCCAG attCAATGGGTTGTATTTCTTGCGGAAGATGAGAGGGAAGAAGATAATGTTCGTTGGAGATTCACTAAGCACAAATATGTGGCAATCTCTTGCTTGTCTAATTCACGCTTGGGTTCCTAACGCTCGTTACACTCTTCTTCGCCAAAAGGGTCTCGCTTCCCTCACCTTCGAG GACTACGGAGTGACGTTGAAGCTATACAGAACACAGTTCTTAGTGGATTTAGATGCCGAGAACGTTGGAAGAGTGCTTAAGCTTGATTCCATTAAGCAAGGCAAAATGTGGAGAGGCATGGACGTCTTGATTTTCAACAGTTGGCATTGGTGGACCCATATCGATCACATCCAGCC GTGGGACTACATGGAAGATGGGAACAGATTGTACAAAGACATGAACAGACTGGTCGCTTATTACAAAGGAATGACCACTTGGGCTCGATGGGTTAATGCATTCGTCAATCCATCTAAGACCAAGGTTTTCTTCAATGGCGTTTCTCCTGTTCATTACGA TGGAAGGGATTGGGGAGAGCCAATGAAGTCATGTAAGAGTCAGACACAACCATTCTACGGGAGGAAGTATCCAGGAGGGCCACCAGTGGCTTGGGTGATTTTAAACAAAGTGTTTAGGAGATTGAAGAAACCAGTCTATTGGCTCGACATAACCGGTCTATCTCAGCTTCGTAAAGATGCTCATCCTTCTGCTTACAGTGGGAACCATCCTGGTAATGACTGTAGCCACTGGTGTCTTCCTGGTCTACCTGATACTTGGAACGTACTCTTTTACTCTGCTCTTTTTTCTTGA
- the LOC103866647 gene encoding mitogen-activated protein kinase kinase kinase 17, with protein MPTRPEFVKFLSKGTYGSVDLVKYIRSDGSSPLYAAVKTTDCENLYYLQREALILSKLKGCRNIVQCYNNYNLEEDLDDNGWRIFKMVMEYAPEGSLATFMDSYKDSKLPETMIKDFTRMLLQGLVYVHNLGYVHCDLKPENLLIFPCGQSYELKISDFGSSTEVGEVADTWELNPPFVGSPIYMSPESVYDGVAEKALDLWSVGCIVLEMYAGEPWREVEFNDLASVLLSGEAPEIPESVPSDAKDFIEMCFARNPESRGSALSLLLHRFLSEDMYGLRRLFGSLDG; from the coding sequence ATGCCAACAAGACCAGAGTTCGTAAAGTTCTTGTCTAAAGGCACGTACGGATCAGTCGACCTCGTCAAATACATAAGAAGCGATGGCTCATCACCGCTCTACGCCGCCGTGAAAACCACCGACTGCGAGAACTTGTACTATCTCCAAAGAGAAGCTCTGATTCTATCGAAGCTCAAAGGATGTAGAAACATCGTACAATGCTATAACAATTACAACTTGGAAGAGGACTTAGACGACAACGGGTGGAGAATCTTCAAGATGGTTATGGAGTATGCACCTGAAGGGAGTTTAGCTACTTTCATGGACAGCTACAAAGATAGCAAGTTGCCTGAAACGATGATCAAGGACTTCACACGTATGTTACTTCAAGGGTTGGTCTATGTTCATAACCTAGGTTATGTTCATTGTGATCTCAAACCAGAGAACCTCCTTATCTTCCCGTGTGGACAATCTTACGAGCTGAAGATATCTGATTTTGGGTCTTCTACCGAAGTAGGAGAGGTTGCTGACACGTGGGAGTTAAACCCTCCGTTTGTAGGATCGCCTATCTATATGTCGCCAGAGTCGGTTTATGACGGTGTGGCCGAGAAAGCCCTAGATTTGTGGTCGGTAGGTTGCATAGTTTTGGAGATGTATGCCGGTGAGCCATGGCGTGAGGTTGAGTTTAATGATCTTGCGTCGGTTTTGTTGAGTGGAGAAGCGCCTGAGATTCCAGAGAGTGTGCCGTCCGATGCAAAGGATTTTATAGAAATGTGTTTCGCAAGAAACCCTGAGAGTAGAGGAAGTGCTTTGAGTTTGCTATTACATCGGTTCTTGTCTGAAGACATGTATGGTCTCAGGCGTCTCTTTGGTTCCCTTGATGGTTGA